TGCCCGCCTTGCCCCAGGGACCGAGATCGATCGTGCGCGGGCCGGGGCCGGGCCAGAAGTCGAGCGTGCCCGCGACCAGCCGCGAGGCGCCCAGCGGCTCAAGCAGCCAGCGCATCGGCAGATATTCGCCGTAAGGCACGAGGTGCGCCTTGGCATAGCCCGGCAGGATCGCCCCGTCGGCGGCGATCGGCGAGATGACGTTGCGCGCGGCAATGGCGTCGAGCTTCTTGAATTCTAGATCGATCGCGCCGGTCAGCAGCAGGCTGCCGGGGCCGATCACCCGGCCGATCCGCCGGCGCGCGACCAAGGGATCGGCGGCGAAGGTGTTCTGCCGGTAGAGGTATTGCGGATAGCCGTCGCGCAGGTAGTCGGGCAGGCCCGATTCCGGCCACAGCACCAGCCGGGTCGTGCCGGGCTGGCGCGGCAGGGTCAGCCCTGCCAGCGTCGCGAACTGGTTCTCCCACTGGCGCGGGTCGTTGAGGTCGTCCTGACGGATGTCGGGCTGGACCAGGGTGAAGGGCAGGGTGCCCTGACGCGCGTCGTCGCCCAGGCCGGGCAGCAGGAACAGGGCGATGGGCGCGAGCGCCAGCACGGCCGTCTGCCAGCCGAGCCGTATGTGCATAGCCAGCAGCCAGCAGCCAGCGAGCAGAGCGACCAGCCCGGACAGCGCATAGGTGCCCAGCCACGGCACCAGCGCGGCCAGGCCCGGCCGCTCGAAACCGCCGAGCGCCGCCATGCCCAGCGGGTTCCAGGCGAAGCCGGTGAAGACCCAGGCGCGCAGCCATTCGCTGACGATCCAGCAGCCGGCGAAGGCGAGGACCGTCGCCAGACGGTTGTCGCCGCCCCGCCGCCCGATCGCCCAGGCCCCGAGCACGCCGAGCATCGGATAGACCGCGAGGTAGAGCGACAAGAGCACCACCGCGATCCAGCCAAGCCAGGCGGGCATGTTGGCCTGATAGGTGAAGGCCGTGGCGATCCAGTTATTGCCCAGGGTGAAATGGCCAAGCCCGAACAGCCAGCCGATCAGCGCCGCGTCCTGCCAGCGCCTAGTCCGCGCGGTCAGCTCGATCAGTCCGGCGATGGCGAGCAGCGTCAGCGGCCAGAGCGCGAGCGGCTGGAAGCCGCAGGCGGCGAGCGCACCCAGAGCCGGCGCGAACCAGCGGGGATGGGCGAAAAGGGCGGCCGTCAGGCGGCGGATTGGCTGCATCGACGCTGGCTTGTGGCGGCTCGCCGCATTCTGCGCAAGCGCGGGGAACGGACGGTCGTGCGGGGCATTGATCTGGCAGTTGAATTACTCCCGGGAGATCGTGCCATGGCCTTCACCGCCGCCCTGCCTCTGCATTCGCGTCAATCGTTCGGCGCGCTGCTCGGGCGCCAGTCGCCGCGCCGCATCGCCGGCGAGATCGCGCTAGGCGCCGCCGGTCTCGCGATCGGCGGGCTGGCGCTCTATTTCCTCAAGGAACGCAGCCAGGAGGAAGCCGAGCACACGGTGATCGAGCGCGATGGCGCCTTTACCGTGCGCCGCTACGCGCGCCTCGTGACCGCCGAGGTCACGCGTTACGGAACGATCGCCGATGCCATGGACGAGGGCTTCCGGCCGCTGTTCGACTATATTTCGAACAAGCACGATTCGCGGATGACGGGCGCAACCGGGCGCAAGATCGCGATGACGGTACCCGTGACCGTGTCGCCGGCCGACAAGCCGGGCGCCTGGACGATCCGCTTCGTCATGCCGCGGTCTTGGAGCCGCGCCACTTTGCCAGAGGCGGCGAACGGCGTGACGCTTGGCGAGCGGGCGCCGCGCACTCTTGCAGCGGTGCGGTTCAACGGGCGCGGCACCGACCGCGATCTGATCGCGGCCAAGCGCGACGAACTGCTCGCCTGGGTTGAAAAACGCGGCCTGCAGACGCTCGGCGAACCCGAATTCGCCGCCTATAACGCTCCCATCGTGCCCGGCGCGCTGCGCCGCAACGAGTGGTGGGTGGAAGTTGGCAGCCTCTAACGAAAAACCTCCCCGTTTGCGGCGGGGAGGTCTTCGTGATCAGTCTACCGTTTCGAGCGTCTCGCCGGCGGGCGGTTTGGGCCGCCGGGCGCGCGGGGCGCGGCGCGGCTTAGCCTCCGGCTCGGGAGCCGCTTCGGCCGGAACCTCGACACTTTCCTCGCGTCCCGCAGAGATCGCCGGTGGCAGGATCGACGGATCGAAGCCCTGCGGCGCGTCGTTGTCGCTGTCGTTGCTCTCACGGCGAGGACGGCGATCTTCGCGGCGCGGCTTGAGGCCGCGGCTGCCGCGGACGAAGGGATTTTCGGGCGGCTCGTAGGGCGAGCGCTGCTCGGCCGCTTCGCTCGAACCGCTATCGTCGCTGGTGGTGTCGTCGCTCGCGGTATCGCGGCGCTGCTCGGGCTGGCGCTCGGTGCGCTCCGGGCGGTCGCTCCGCTCCGGCCGTTCACGCGGGCCGCTCTGCACTGGACGGTCGTCCTGGCGCTGCGGGCGATCCTCGCGTTCGCGACGATGCGGCTGGTCGTAGGCCGTGTAGTCGTCCGCGGCGTATTCCGAGCCGTATTCGCTCTCATCGCGCTCGCGCTCGCCTTCGCCGCCTTCCTGCCAGCGATCCGTGCGGGGCTGGCGCGATTCTTCCTGGCGTTGGCGCTGGTCGGCGAGCACGCGGAAATAGTGATCGGCGAACTGGAGGTAATATTCCTCCTGCACGCGGTCGCCATTCAGGTGCGCGTCGTGCGCCAGCTTGCGATATTTCTCGAGCAGCTGGGGCGCATTGCCGCGCGCCCGGCTGTCGATCCGGTTGACGTTCTGGCCGCCGCCCTGCTGGCGATTGTTGTTGTTACCCCGGCCGCGCCGGCGGTTATTCCCACGATTATTGTTCAAGGGTGATATTCCTCAGCAGCCCCTGGGCTCCGCCGGGACAAAAGTCCGGACGGCATTTCGCACGCCTATCTTCCACAAACCCGCAGAGGGACCCGTGGTCCCGACATCTGCGCCCGGCGAGCGGCTTATTTTCCGCGAGCCTAGGCAAATGTTGGAGTGAAACCGGCCGAATGGGAAGCGTGCATCCATCCGCTGGTTACAACGCCAGATAAGCACGGTTCGGGTAAATGCCAAGTGAAAATTATGGCATAAGCGAAAGTTCTAGCGCGCGGGGGCGGCCGCCGAGATCGCGGTGGAGTTTTGCAGCGAAGCCGGCCTCTGCCGCGATGGCGGTGACGGCTTCGGCCTGGGTGTGGCCGATCTCCAGAATCGCGATGCCGCCTGGGTTCAGCAGCTTGGGCAATTGCGGGATGAGGATGCAGTAGTCGTCGAGGCCCTCAGGTCCGGCAAAAAGCGCGCCATGCGGCTCGTGGGTGCGAACCGAGGGCGCAAGGTCGGCATCGGTTTCGACATAGGGCGGGTTGGCGAGGATCAGATCGAACGACCCGCCCAGCAGGTCGGACCAGCCGGGCTGACGCCAGTCGGCCTGCACCATTTGCGCGCGGTCGGACAGATCGAGGCATAGGGCATTGTCCTGCGCCACCGCCAATGCCGCCACAGAGCGGTCGATGCCGATGCCTTCCGCCTCCGGCAATTCGCTCAGCACCGCCAGCAGCAGTGCGCCCGATCCGGTGCCGCAATCGAGTATGCGGACGGCGTCGGCGCGCGCGGTCAGCGCGGCCTCGACCAACACCTCGCTATCGCCACGCGGGATCAGGACATCGGCGGTGACGCGGAAATCGTGGCCGTAGAACTCCTGATGCCCGAGGATATAGGCGACCGGTTCGTGGTTCTGCCGCCTTTCGAGTAAAGCGGCGAAGCCGTCGGGCGCTGTGCTGTCCATGTGCCGCAGCAGCAGGTCCGAGCGAGAAACGCCCAGCGCCTCGGCCATCAGCAGTTCGGCGTCGAGGCGCGGGGTGTCGGACGAGGCTTCGAGCGCCGCTGCAGCTTCACGCAGCGTCTGGGCGATCGTCACGAATCCGCCCTCATTCCCCCAGGGCCGCCAGCCGCTTGGCCTGGTCCTCGGCAATCAGCGCGTCGATCAGTTCGGCGAGGCCGGGGCCTTCGAGGATCTCGGGCAGGCGATGCAAGGTCAGGTTGATGCGGTGATCGGTCACCCGGCCCTGCGGGAAGTTGTAGGTGCGGATGCGTTCGGAGCGGTCGCCCGAGCCGACCATGGCCTTGCGCGCCTCGGCCTCGGCGCCCTGCACTTCGGCGCGGCGCAGGTCGTAGAGCCGCGTGCGCAGCACCTGCATCGCCTTGTCCTTGTTCTTGTGCTGGCTGCGCTGGTCCTGCTGGATGACGACGAGCCCTGTCGGCAGGTGGGTCAACCGCACTGCCGAATCGGTGGTGTTGACGTGCTGGCCGCCGGCGCCGCTGGCGCGGTAAATGTCGATCTTGATGTCGCCCGGATCGATCTGGACGTCGACCTCGTCGGGCTCGGGCAGCACCGCGACGGTTGCCGCCGAGGTGTGGATACGCCCCCCGCTCTCGGTCACGGGCACGCGCTGGACGCGGTGCACGCCGCTTTCGAACTTCAATTTGGCGAAGACGCCGTTGCCGGCGATGTTGGCGACCACTTCCTTGAAGCCACCGAGCTCGTTGGCATTGGCTGAGACCATTTCGACCCGCCAGCCGCGGTCGGCGGCATAGCGCTCGTACATGCGGTAGAGGTCGGCGGCGAACAGCGCCGCTTCGTCGCCGCCGGTGCCGGCGCGGATTTCGAGCATTGCGGGCCGCGAATCGGCCGAATCGCGCGGTAGCATGGCGATCGACAGCTTGTGTTCGGCCTCGGGGAGTTCGGCCTTGAGGCTGGTGATCTCCTCGTCGGCCAGCGCGCGCATCTCGGCATCGGTTTCGTTGAGGGCCGAGAGGCTGGCCAGTTCCTCGCGCATCGAGGTGACGTCGCGCGCGGCGCGGGCGACGGGTTCCAGCTCGGCATAGTCGCGGCTCGCGGCGACAAACTCAGCGCCTTCGAGCGTGCCCGAAGCCAGCCGCGCCTCGAGCTCGGCGAAACGCGATGCGATCTGGGCAAGGCGTGCGTCAGAAACAGACATCAGCTCCACACTCCCCCGTCACCCCTGCGAAGGCAGGGGCCCAACAGACGGTGCCTCCACGAGCCTTGCGTGTCAGGACGAGAGCTCGGCTGGGCCCCTGCCTTTGCAGGGGTGACGGAAAGAAAGGCTGCGTACAAAATCAAAGCCCGGGCGCCAGGATCGCGTGGATCGACTGGGTTTGGCTTTCATCGACGTTCGCGCCACGCAGGTTCACGCGGAGATCGCCATCGATGAGGTTGATGCTGGCGAGATGGGTCGCTCCAGCCTTCGCAGCCTTGTCGAAACGTTTCTTCGGCGAGCCGGTGGCAACAATGTCGGCGGTAAAGCCCTTGCGACGCAGCTCTGCGAGTTTGGCCATCGCGAAGGCGAAAGCCTCGTCATTTTCGAGTGCGATCATGACATCCAGTGTGTCGGCAGGGACTGCCCCGGCATCCGCCACCAGCATCGCTAGCCGCTCGATCCCCGCGGCCCAGCCCACCGCCGGCGTATGCGCGCCGCCGAGTGTCTCGATCAGCCCGTCGTAGCGTCCGCCGCCGAGCACGGTGCCTTGCGCACCCAGCCGGTCGGTGACGAATTCGAAGGCGGTGTGGCGGTAGTAGTCGAGGCCGCGGACAAGCGCCGGCGCGCGCGTCCATTCGACGCCTGCGGCATCGAGCCCGGCGCAGACCTTGCCGAAGAAGTCCTGCGCTTCACCCGACAGGAAATCGTCGATCTTCGGCGCATCGGCCGTGAACGGCTTGTCGCGCGGGTCCTTGCTATCCAGAATCCGCAGCGGGTTGCGTTCCAGCCGGTCCTGGCTGTCCTCGCTCAGCTCCGCACGGTGGCTCTGGAAGTAATCGATCAGCGCCAGCCGCCAGGCCTCGCGGCTCGGCGCGTCGCCCAGCGTGTTGAGCTGCAGCGTCACGCCATCCGAAATACCCAGTTCCTTGAGGAGCTGATCGGCCATCACAAGCAGTTCGACGTCCGACTGCGGTTCGGCCGCGCCGATGATTTCCGCATCAAGCTGGTGGAACTGGCGATAGCGGCCCTTCTGCGGGCGCTCGTAGCGGAACAGCGGGCCGTGGGTCGCCAGCTTGAGCGGCGCATGCTGCTGCCAGCCGTTGGTCAGGTAGGCGCGGGCGATGCCAGCGGTGAATTCGGGGCGCAGGGTCAACGATTCGTCGCCCCGATCGAGGAACGAATACATCTCCTTCGAGACCACGTCGGTGGTCTCGCCCAGCGAGCGGCTGAACACGGCGGTCTTCTCGAACACCGGCATTTCGGCGCGACGGAAGCGGTAGAGCTTGCGCACCCGCTCGAAAGTTTCGACGACGCGCGCGAAAGCCTCCGCCTCGGCGCCGAAGATGTCCTGGGTGCCTCTGATGGCCTGCGGTGTTTCCATGGCGGCGCGCTTAGCCCCATTGCGCTTCGGGGAAAAGAGCCAGGCTTCCTTGCCCGAACGCCCCGATGCCGCCAAGATCGCGCGATGAAGAGCCTAATAATTGCCGCAGCGCGGACGACCGCGCTTTTCCTGCCCACTATCGCCGCCGCCCAAGGGACGGTACCCAGCGCGCCCCCTGGTGCTCCCATGGCCGCGCCGATCACGCAGAGCGTGCCCGATCCGGTAGATGCGCCTTACCCCGGTGGGACGATCCGGCTCGACATCGACGCCAGCGATACGCAGCGCGGCGCCTACCGCGTCACCGAGTCGATCCCGCTTACCCCCGGCGCCAAAAAGCTGACGCTGCTGTTCCCGCAATGGCTGCCCGGCAACCACGGCCCGCGCGGGCCGCTGGCCGAGCTGGTCGACGTCCGCTTCTTCGCCGACGGCAAGCCCCTGACCTGGCAGCGCGATCCGGTCGAGGTCTATGCCTTCCATGTCGACCTTCCTGTCGGCGCGCGCGAACTGGTCGCCAAATTCATCCACACCTCACCGCTGCAGACCTCGGAAGGGCGCATCACGATGACGCCCGAGATGCTCAACCTCCAGTGGGAGAAGATGAGCCTCTATCCCGCCGGGCATTACGTCCGCCGCATCCGCATCAAGCCGGCGGTGACTTTCCCTAAGGGTTGGACCGCGGCCACGGCGCTCGACGGCGCGCAGGCGTCGGGCGACAAAGTCACCTGGGCCGAGACCGACTACGAGACGCTGGTCGATTCGCCAATCTTCGCCGGCGTCAATTTCCGCAAGTGGACTCTGGGGCACGACGTCACGCTCAACGTGGTGGCCGACGAGCCCGAACTGCTCGCCGTCTCGCCCGAGAACCTCGCCAAGTTCTCGTCGCTGGTCGACGAGGCGCTGGCGGTGTTCGGCAAGCCGGCTTTCGACCACTACGAATTCCTCCTCGCACTGACCGACCGGATGGGCGGCATCGGCCTCGAACACCTGCGTTCGAGCGAGAACCAGATGGAGCCGAAGAACTTCATCGACTGGGAGGGGATGGACTGGGACCGCAACGTCCTGCCGCACGAATTCACCCACAGCTGGAACGGCAAGTACCGCCGCCCGGCACGGCTCTGGACGCCCGACTACCGCCAGCCGATGCAGGACGACCTGCTCTGGGTCTACGAGGGCCAGACGCAGTTCTGGGGCTTCGTCCTCGCCGCCCGCTCGGGCCTGCAGACCAGGGAGACGGTGCTCGGCATGCTGGCGACCCAGGCCGGCGGTTACAGCGAGCAGCCGGGACGCGCCTGGCGCTCGGTCGAGGATACCACGCTCGATCCGGTCTTCGCGGCGCGCAAGCCCAAGCCCTACGGCTCGCTGGCGCGCAGCGAGGACTACTACAACGAAGGCGCACTGATCTGGCTGGAGGCCGACCAGGTGATCCGCAGCGGCACCGGCGGGCGCAAGGGGCTCGACGACTTCGCGCGCTCGTTCTTCTCCTACGCCGGCGGTGGCCACAGCTCGGCGACCTACGAGTTCGCTGACGTCGTGGCGGCATTGAATGCGGTCTATCCCTATGATTGGGCGACATTCCTGCACACGCGCATCGAGGGCACGGGCCAGCCCGCCCCGGTCGCCGGCATCGAGCGCGCCGGCTATCGCCTGGTCTGGCGCGACGCGCCCAATCCTTTCGACAAGGCGCGGATGGACGATGCCAAGAACCTCAGTCTCTATCACTCGCTTGGCGTGACGATCGACCGCGAGGGCACAGTCACCAGCACGCGCTGGGACAGCCCGGCGTTCAACGCGGGCGTGGTCAACGGCGCCAAGATCGTCGCGGTGAACGGCCGCGCCTATGACGGCGAGAAGCTGCAGCAGGCGATCACCGCGGCCAAGGGCGGGAGCAAGCCGATCGAGCTGTTGATCAAGCGCGGCGACAAGTTCTTCACCGTGCCGGTCGGTTACTATGGCGGCCTGCGCTGGCCGTGGCTCGAACGCGCGGGCAAGAGCACTGCGCCGCTCGACCAGTTGCTTGCCCCGCGTCGCAGTACGGCACTGAAATGACCGCGCGTCGGCCTACGGTGGGCAACCGGCTCGCGCCGGCGCGGTTCATCGGTTTCCTCGTGGTGCTGGTCGGCGGCTATCTGGTGTCGCATTGGCTGCTGGGGAACAGCGATTGGAAGGACGCCGTGGCGCTGGCGTTCGACCTCGCCGCGGTCTGCTTCCTGATCTCGCTGGTGCCTCTGCTCAAGCACGGCACCACCGCGGTCATGCGGCTTCATGCCGAGGAAAACGACGCAAATCGGCTGATGGTGCTGGTGATCACCTCGCTGCTGACGCTGGTCGTCATGGTGGCGGTCAGCGGCGAACTCGACCGCGTCAACAAGGGCGACCTGCTGTCGGCGGCCAAGCTGGTCGCGACGCTGCTGCTGATCTGGCTTTTCGCCAATTCGGTCTATGCCTTGCACTATGCCCACGCGTTCTACTCGCACGATCCCAAAACCGGCGGTGACAGCGCTGGAATAGACTTCCCCGGCACCAAGACACCGTCCTATTCGGACTTCGCCTATTTCGCCTTCACCCTGGGCATGACCTTCCAGACTTCGGACGTGGAAATCAGCGCGCCGGCGATCCGCCAGGTGGCGCTGCTGCACAGCTTCGCCGCCTTCATCTTCAACATCGGCGTAATCGCCTTCACCATCAATGTGCTGGGCGGAAGTGGCTGATCCGCGAGGATCAAGAAAACTCCTGCATGACTGACGCAGGTTCCTGTTGCGGCGCAGCATGGTCACGGCTAGGGGCGCGGCATGCGTATCGACCTGATCCCCGTTGGCGACAATCCGCCCGAGAGCCTGAACGTCATCATCGAAGTGCCAGTCGGCGGCGAACCCGTGAAATACGAGTTCGACAAGGCCTCCGGCGCGCTGTTCGTCGACCGGATCCTGCACACGCCGATGCGCTATCCGGCCAACTACGGCTTCATCCCGCATACGCTCTCGCCCGATGGCGATCCGCTCGACGCGTTGGTCATCGCGCGCTCGCCCTTCGTCCCAGGCTGCGTCGTGCGCGCCCGTCCGATCGCGGTGCTAAACCTGGAAGACGAAGCCGGCGGTGACGAAAAGCTGGTCTGCGTGCCCGACGACAAGACCTTCCCCTATTATTCCGACGTCGCCGAGAAGGACGACCTGCCCGGCATCGTCATGGAGCAGATCGAGCACTTCTTCACGCACTACAAGGATCTCGAGAAGACCAAGTGGGTGCGCATCGGCAAGTGGGGCGGTGCCGAAGATGCCCGCCGCGTCACGATCGAGGCGATCGAGCGCGCCAAGGAAGCCAAGGGCAAGTAACCCTCGTCTAGCGCCTGTGCTTCGACAAGTTCAGCATGAGCGGATGCTGTTTGAAGCCAAGCCCCGCTCAGCCTGAGCTTGTCGAAGGCCAAGCGCGGCGTTGGCCTCAATCCCCCCGCGATGATCATCCCGTCGATTCGGATCGTGGGCACGTTGATCGGGCGGAACCACTCCAGGTCATTGGCCGGCGTCAGCGCCGCATACATGTCGATGAGATTGCCGGCGATGGTGAACTCTGCCACCGGACCGGCGCGCTGGCCGTCGACGATGCGGAAGCCCGAGGCGCCGCGGCTATAGTCGCCGGTCACGCCGTTGACCCCTTGGCCGATCAGTTCGGTGATATAGACCCCATCCTTGATGTCGGCCATCAGCGCCTCGGGGCTCGCGCTGCCCGCGGCGAGGTGCAAGTTGCTCACCGACACGCCCGGCGCGCCGCCGTGCCCGCGCGAGGCGTGGCCGGTAGGCTGCATGTCGAGCTGGCGGGCCGAGGCGCTTTCCAGCAGCCAGCCGGCGATCCGCCCGGCTTCGACGAGGTTGCGCGCAGTGGTCGCCAGGCCCTCGCCATCGAACGGACGCGACCGAAGGCCGCGGGGGCGGTGCGGATCCTCGACGATGGAGACGCCGCTGTCGAGCAGCTGCTCGCCCAGCCGGTCGAGCAGGAAGCTGGCGCGCCGCGCGATCGAGGAGCCGGCCATGGCACCGATCAGGTGGCTGACCAAGGTGCCGCCGACACGTGGATCGAACACCACGGGCATCGTCCCGCTCTTGAGCTTGCCGGGATTGAGCCGTGCTACCGCGCGTGAACCGGCCAGCTGGCCGATCTCGAGCGGCGTCGGCAGGTCTGCGCCGTGGCGAGCCGAGCGCCAGCCATAGTCGCGCTGCATGTCGGCGCCTTCGCCGGCGATGACGCTGGCGCTGAGGCCATGGCTGGTCGTGGCATAGGAGCCCGAGAAGCCGTGGCTGGTGGCAAGCGCGAACAGACCGCGACCCGAGCTGGCGCCGCCGCCTTCGGAATTGGTCACGCCGGGCACGGCGCGCGCCGCGTCCTCGGCCGCCTCGGCCATTTCGCGCAGCAGGCGAGGGCTCGGCTCGGCTGGGTCTTCCAGGTCGAGCGCGGGGTAGGGCCCCTTGGT
The window above is part of the Novosphingobium sp. G106 genome. Proteins encoded here:
- the lnt gene encoding apolipoprotein N-acyltransferase; the encoded protein is MQPIRRLTAALFAHPRWFAPALGALAACGFQPLALWPLTLLAIAGLIELTARTRRWQDAALIGWLFGLGHFTLGNNWIATAFTYQANMPAWLGWIAVVLLSLYLAVYPMLGVLGAWAIGRRGGDNRLATVLAFAGCWIVSEWLRAWVFTGFAWNPLGMAALGGFERPGLAALVPWLGTYALSGLVALLAGCWLLAMHIRLGWQTAVLALAPIALFLLPGLGDDARQGTLPFTLVQPDIRQDDLNDPRQWENQFATLAGLTLPRQPGTTRLVLWPESGLPDYLRDGYPQYLYRQNTFAADPLVARRRIGRVIGPGSLLLTGAIDLEFKKLDAIAARNVISPIAADGAILPGYAKAHLVPYGEYLPMRWLLEPLGASRLVAGTLDFWPGPGPRTIDLGPWGKAGMQICYEIVFSGEVVDRAHRPDYLFNPSNDGWFGAWGPPQHLAQARMRAIEEGLPVLRSTTTGISAVVDADGVVRQYVARHVAGRLDGTVPPAHAPTPFARLGNMLPLGWAVFLLVLSVIALRRIKR
- a CDS encoding heme-binding protein, whose product is MAFTAALPLHSRQSFGALLGRQSPRRIAGEIALGAAGLAIGGLALYFLKERSQEEAEHTVIERDGAFTVRRYARLVTAEVTRYGTIADAMDEGFRPLFDYISNKHDSRMTGATGRKIAMTVPVTVSPADKPGAWTIRFVMPRSWSRATLPEAANGVTLGERAPRTLAAVRFNGRGTDRDLIAAKRDELLAWVEKRGLQTLGEPEFAAYNAPIVPGALRRNEWWVEVGSL
- a CDS encoding DUF4167 domain-containing protein, encoding MNNNRGNNRRRGRGNNNNRQQGGGQNVNRIDSRARGNAPQLLEKYRKLAHDAHLNGDRVQEEYYLQFADHYFRVLADQRQRQEESRQPRTDRWQEGGEGERERDESEYGSEYAADDYTAYDQPHRREREDRPQRQDDRPVQSGPRERPERSDRPERTERQPEQRRDTASDDTTSDDSGSSEAAEQRSPYEPPENPFVRGSRGLKPRREDRRPRRESNDSDNDAPQGFDPSILPPAISAGREESVEVPAEAAPEPEAKPRRAPRARRPKPPAGETLETVD
- the prmC gene encoding peptide chain release factor N(5)-glutamine methyltransferase, whose amino-acid sequence is MTIAQTLREAAAALEASSDTPRLDAELLMAEALGVSRSDLLLRHMDSTAPDGFAALLERRQNHEPVAYILGHQEFYGHDFRVTADVLIPRGDSEVLVEAALTARADAVRILDCGTGSGALLLAVLSELPEAEGIGIDRSVAALAVAQDNALCLDLSDRAQMVQADWRQPGWSDLLGGSFDLILANPPYVETDADLAPSVRTHEPHGALFAGPEGLDDYCILIPQLPKLLNPGGIAILEIGHTQAEAVTAIAAEAGFAAKLHRDLGGRPRALELSLMP
- the prfA gene encoding peptide chain release factor 1 translates to MSVSDARLAQIASRFAELEARLASGTLEGAEFVAASRDYAELEPVARAARDVTSMREELASLSALNETDAEMRALADEEITSLKAELPEAEHKLSIAMLPRDSADSRPAMLEIRAGTGGDEAALFAADLYRMYERYAADRGWRVEMVSANANELGGFKEVVANIAGNGVFAKLKFESGVHRVQRVPVTESGGRIHTSAATVAVLPEPDEVDVQIDPGDIKIDIYRASGAGGQHVNTTDSAVRLTHLPTGLVVIQQDQRSQHKNKDKAMQVLRTRLYDLRRAEVQGAEAEARKAMVGSGDRSERIRTYNFPQGRVTDHRINLTLHRLPEILEGPGLAELIDALIAEDQAKRLAALGE
- the hisS gene encoding histidine--tRNA ligase produces the protein METPQAIRGTQDIFGAEAEAFARVVETFERVRKLYRFRRAEMPVFEKTAVFSRSLGETTDVVSKEMYSFLDRGDESLTLRPEFTAGIARAYLTNGWQQHAPLKLATHGPLFRYERPQKGRYRQFHQLDAEIIGAAEPQSDVELLVMADQLLKELGISDGVTLQLNTLGDAPSREAWRLALIDYFQSHRAELSEDSQDRLERNPLRILDSKDPRDKPFTADAPKIDDFLSGEAQDFFGKVCAGLDAAGVEWTRAPALVRGLDYYRHTAFEFVTDRLGAQGTVLGGGRYDGLIETLGGAHTPAVGWAAGIERLAMLVADAGAVPADTLDVMIALENDEAFAFAMAKLAELRRKGFTADIVATGSPKKRFDKAAKAGATHLASINLIDGDLRVNLRGANVDESQTQSIHAILAPGL
- a CDS encoding M61 family metallopeptidase — encoded protein: MKSLIIAAARTTALFLPTIAAAQGTVPSAPPGAPMAAPITQSVPDPVDAPYPGGTIRLDIDASDTQRGAYRVTESIPLTPGAKKLTLLFPQWLPGNHGPRGPLAELVDVRFFADGKPLTWQRDPVEVYAFHVDLPVGARELVAKFIHTSPLQTSEGRITMTPEMLNLQWEKMSLYPAGHYVRRIRIKPAVTFPKGWTAATALDGAQASGDKVTWAETDYETLVDSPIFAGVNFRKWTLGHDVTLNVVADEPELLAVSPENLAKFSSLVDEALAVFGKPAFDHYEFLLALTDRMGGIGLEHLRSSENQMEPKNFIDWEGMDWDRNVLPHEFTHSWNGKYRRPARLWTPDYRQPMQDDLLWVYEGQTQFWGFVLAARSGLQTRETVLGMLATQAGGYSEQPGRAWRSVEDTTLDPVFAARKPKPYGSLARSEDYYNEGALIWLEADQVIRSGTGGRKGLDDFARSFFSYAGGGHSSATYEFADVVAALNAVYPYDWATFLHTRIEGTGQPAPVAGIERAGYRLVWRDAPNPFDKARMDDAKNLSLYHSLGVTIDREGTVTSTRWDSPAFNAGVVNGAKIVAVNGRAYDGEKLQQAITAAKGGSKPIELLIKRGDKFFTVPVGYYGGLRWPWLERAGKSTAPLDQLLAPRRSTALK
- a CDS encoding DUF1345 domain-containing protein, which gives rise to MTARRPTVGNRLAPARFIGFLVVLVGGYLVSHWLLGNSDWKDAVALAFDLAAVCFLISLVPLLKHGTTAVMRLHAEENDANRLMVLVITSLLTLVVMVAVSGELDRVNKGDLLSAAKLVATLLLIWLFANSVYALHYAHAFYSHDPKTGGDSAGIDFPGTKTPSYSDFAYFAFTLGMTFQTSDVEISAPAIRQVALLHSFAAFIFNIGVIAFTINVLGGSG
- the ppa gene encoding inorganic diphosphatase gives rise to the protein MRIDLIPVGDNPPESLNVIIEVPVGGEPVKYEFDKASGALFVDRILHTPMRYPANYGFIPHTLSPDGDPLDALVIARSPFVPGCVVRARPIAVLNLEDEAGGDEKLVCVPDDKTFPYYSDVAEKDDLPGIVMEQIEHFFTHYKDLEKTKWVRIGKWGGAEDARRVTIEAIERAKEAKGK